In the genome of Coraliomargarita algicola, one region contains:
- the cas1e gene encoding type I-E CRISPR-associated endonuclease Cas1e has protein sequence MPLFQRPPLDTLTSAKDRWTPIYLEHGRIEVDDAAIKWIDSKGKTCPIPVATVSALILGPGTTVTHAAIKAAAQCNCPIFWLGEDGLRFYAFGITPNHDNSMARIHAEAWAAPRKRNEVARRMFRHRFPDVPTSGVSIEQLRGMEGKRVKRIYEDLGKHYGVTWKGRNYSPSNWNMADNINRALSAATASHYALIAAVCCSMGFIPQLGFVHKAGTLPFIYDAADLYKHETSWPAAFEAISIDPKDDGKLVRKILKRNVEQSRMLQRAPKELKALFDDLSTLQEPKPHPLQPKSEA, from the coding sequence ATGCCCCTCTTCCAACGCCCTCCCCTCGATACGCTCACGTCTGCCAAAGACCGATGGACGCCCATCTATCTGGAGCACGGGCGTATCGAGGTGGATGACGCGGCAATTAAGTGGATCGATTCCAAAGGTAAAACCTGCCCCATTCCCGTGGCGACCGTCTCCGCACTCATCCTCGGTCCGGGCACTACCGTCACCCATGCGGCCATTAAGGCCGCGGCTCAATGCAACTGCCCCATTTTCTGGCTGGGTGAAGATGGACTCCGCTTCTACGCCTTTGGCATCACTCCGAATCATGACAATTCGATGGCTCGTATCCACGCCGAAGCCTGGGCAGCCCCGCGAAAGCGTAACGAAGTCGCCCGCCGGATGTTTCGCCACCGCTTCCCGGATGTGCCGACCAGTGGCGTATCGATTGAACAACTACGGGGAATGGAAGGAAAACGCGTCAAAAGAATCTACGAAGATCTGGGCAAGCACTATGGCGTCACCTGGAAAGGACGCAATTATTCGCCGTCCAATTGGAACATGGCGGACAATATCAACCGGGCCCTTTCCGCCGCGACTGCCTCGCACTACGCATTGATCGCCGCAGTGTGTTGCTCGATGGGCTTTATCCCACAATTGGGATTTGTCCATAAGGCCGGCACACTCCCCTTTATCTACGACGCCGCCGATTTATATAAACACGAAACATCCTGGCCCGCCGCGTTTGAAGCGATCTCAATCGATCCTAAAGACGATGGTAAACTCGTGCGTAAAATCCTAAAGCGAAATGTCGAGCAAAGCCGCATGTTGCAACGCGCTCCGAAGGAACTTAAAGCCTTATTCGACGATCTGAGCACGCTGCAAGAGCCGAAGCCGCATCCACTCCAACCCAAATCCGAAGCATGA
- the cas2e gene encoding type I-E CRISPR-associated endoribonuclease Cas2e, whose protein sequence is MTVIVANDVPAFIRGHLKRWFIEPRPNVFVGTLNVRTHDKVMQFIVKHAPPDFGFLSITSWPNCQGYKMERFGPQGASGQQELELSGISLIEELSNKSK, encoded by the coding sequence ATGACCGTAATCGTAGCCAACGACGTGCCTGCCTTTATACGCGGACACTTGAAACGATGGTTTATTGAACCACGGCCCAATGTGTTTGTCGGCACTTTAAATGTGCGCACTCATGACAAAGTGATGCAGTTTATCGTTAAACACGCCCCACCCGATTTTGGCTTTTTGAGCATCACCTCCTGGCCAAACTGCCAAGGCTACAAAATGGAACGCTTCGGCCCTCAAGGTGCCAGCGGACAGCAAGAACTGGAGCTTTCCGGTATTTCGCTGATCGAAGAACTTAGCAACAAATCGAAGTAG
- a CDS encoding aromatic aminobenezylarsenical efflux permease ArsG family transporter, with translation MALLISSFTALWLGIVTSVSPCPLATNVAAISMLSRKVGNQRYAVLGALAYTLGRMVVYLALALILLGGLSSMPGLSAFLRNGIGPFIGPLLILTGMAIVGWLPLPFELKLGSAATTERLSRWGLLGEFMIGAIFALSFCPVSAALFFGSLIPLSLESSLPPVPVLLYGLGTSLPVGIIALVIVFSSRKASALLGGLQAVQKKLLWITAALLIGIGVWLTLDSLY, from the coding sequence ATGGCTTTATTGATATCCAGCTTTACCGCGCTTTGGCTCGGGATCGTGACCTCGGTCAGCCCCTGTCCTTTGGCGACCAATGTGGCCGCCATCTCAATGCTCAGCCGAAAGGTCGGTAATCAAAGATACGCAGTGCTGGGCGCGCTTGCTTATACCCTCGGCAGAATGGTTGTTTATCTGGCTTTGGCGCTCATCCTGTTGGGAGGGCTCAGTTCCATGCCCGGACTGTCGGCGTTTCTGCGCAACGGGATCGGCCCCTTTATCGGTCCCTTACTCATCTTGACGGGGATGGCGATAGTCGGTTGGTTGCCCTTGCCCTTCGAATTGAAGCTCGGCAGTGCTGCCACCACCGAGCGCTTGTCCCGCTGGGGACTGCTGGGCGAATTCATGATCGGTGCCATCTTTGCGCTTTCATTTTGCCCCGTTTCCGCAGCCTTGTTTTTTGGCTCACTCATTCCACTGTCACTGGAATCGTCCCTGCCTCCCGTGCCTGTCTTGCTTTACGGCCTGGGTACGTCGCTCCCGGTCGGGATCATCGCGCTGGTCATCGTCTTCAGCTCCCGCAAGGCCAGCGCACTGCTGGGCGGCTTGCAAGCCGTGCAAAAGAAATTGCTCTGGATCACCGCAGCCTTGTTGATCGGCATTGGTGTCTGGCTGACGCTCGATAGTTTGTATTAA
- a CDS encoding 3'-5' exonuclease: MHLIIDTETTGLTPLSFVTERNYKQWPRMVQIAWGLVDEGAIEIDHSALIRPVGFQIPYSSMRIHGITQTQAEEEGEDLHLQLKMLNKVMQDADTIVAHNLNFDLGIIQSEAMRIGYPIAFPNKRHCTAYMGQAYLRKEKKQRLADFPSLGELHQQLLGDDYGPKHDALRDVIACASAYEHLRRLGYAK; encoded by the coding sequence ATGCATCTAATCATTGACACCGAAACCACTGGACTCACGCCACTCAGTTTTGTCACCGAGCGTAACTATAAGCAATGGCCGCGCATGGTGCAGATTGCCTGGGGTCTCGTTGATGAGGGCGCGATAGAAATCGATCACAGCGCCCTGATTCGCCCCGTCGGTTTTCAAATTCCGTACAGTTCAATGCGCATCCACGGCATCACACAAACACAAGCCGAAGAAGAAGGCGAAGATCTCCACTTACAGCTAAAAATGCTGAACAAGGTCATGCAGGATGCGGACACCATTGTAGCGCACAACTTAAATTTCGACTTAGGCATTATCCAAAGCGAAGCCATGCGGATTGGCTATCCCATCGCATTCCCTAATAAACGCCATTGCACCGCCTACATGGGCCAAGCCTATCTACGCAAAGAAAAGAAGCAGCGGCTGGCAGACTTCCCAAGTTTAGGCGAACTACACCAGCAACTACTCGGTGACGACTACGGGCCCAAACACGATGCCCTCCGTGACGTTATCGCCTGTGCAAGTGCCTACGAACACCTACGCCGACTCGGTTACGCAAAATAA
- a CDS encoding permease, producing the protein MNAKTEYKIAAYLGAIFLVFYFLPVGSARFDHSVTEALALTKWYAREHVVLCLLPAFWIAGGIAAFVSQSSVMRYLGPKAPKPLAYGFGAISGTILAVCSCTVLPLFAGIYRMGAGLGPATAFLYSGPAINALAIILTAKVLGAQIGLARAIGAVSFSLLIGLLMAFFFRKEEQQKAAAAVAMPDDEAARPLWQTAAFFANMVAILVFANWGGADDAGFFGAVYAIKWWLSSAFALLFMWMLWRWMHVSGLRVCLTIAAVALVAILTQGHATWAVFTGVLGLVWMTAGQKGETGEWFEQTWSYTKQIMPLLLGGVLVAGLLLGRPGAEGLIPSEWISQSVGGNSLGANLFASLAGAFMYFATLTEIPILQGLLGNGMGSGPALALLLAGPALSLPNMLVINSIIGPKKTTVYVSLVVTMATLSGWIYGFLFS; encoded by the coding sequence ATGAATGCTAAAACTGAATATAAAATCGCCGCCTATTTGGGCGCGATCTTTCTGGTCTTTTACTTTCTTCCGGTGGGCAGTGCTCGCTTTGATCACTCCGTCACGGAAGCCTTGGCCTTGACCAAGTGGTATGCGCGTGAGCATGTCGTACTTTGTCTTTTGCCGGCATTTTGGATTGCGGGCGGCATCGCGGCCTTTGTATCGCAGTCATCAGTGATGCGCTACTTGGGGCCGAAGGCACCCAAACCGCTGGCTTATGGCTTCGGTGCGATTTCGGGCACCATCCTTGCCGTTTGTTCCTGCACGGTGCTTCCCTTGTTTGCGGGGATTTATCGTATGGGCGCGGGGCTGGGTCCAGCTACGGCTTTTCTCTATTCCGGGCCTGCGATCAACGCGCTGGCCATCATCCTCACTGCCAAGGTTTTGGGCGCACAGATTGGATTGGCCCGGGCCATTGGCGCGGTGAGCTTTAGCCTGCTGATCGGCTTATTGATGGCTTTCTTCTTTCGCAAAGAGGAGCAGCAAAAAGCGGCCGCGGCAGTGGCCATGCCGGACGATGAAGCGGCGCGCCCGCTCTGGCAGACGGCTGCCTTCTTTGCCAATATGGTGGCCATATTGGTTTTTGCCAATTGGGGAGGCGCGGACGATGCCGGATTCTTTGGCGCGGTCTATGCGATCAAGTGGTGGTTGAGCTCGGCCTTTGCCTTGCTGTTTATGTGGATGCTTTGGCGTTGGATGCATGTGTCGGGCCTGCGCGTCTGCCTCACCATTGCTGCGGTCGCTCTGGTTGCGATACTCACACAGGGGCATGCGACTTGGGCGGTGTTCACCGGGGTGCTGGGACTGGTTTGGATGACTGCGGGGCAAAAAGGTGAGACGGGGGAATGGTTTGAGCAGACCTGGTCTTATACCAAGCAAATCATGCCGCTCTTACTCGGTGGGGTGCTGGTGGCAGGGCTCTTACTCGGACGGCCAGGCGCGGAGGGATTGATCCCTTCGGAGTGGATCAGCCAGTCGGTCGGGGGCAACTCGCTGGGGGCCAACCTGTTTGCCTCCTTAGCGGGCGCCTTCATGTATTTTGCAACGCTCACTGAAATCCCGATTCTGCAAGGCCTGCTTGGCAACGGTATGGGCAGCGGTCCCGCGCTGGCGCTGCTGCTGGCGGGCCCCGCGCTGAGTCTGCCCAACATGCTGGTGATCAACTCCATCATCGGGCCCAAGAAGACCACCGTCTACGTCAGCTTGGTGGTGACCATGGCCACCCTCAGCGGCTGGATCTACGGCTTTCTTTTTTCTTAG
- a CDS encoding nitrophenyl compound nitroreductase subunit ArsF family protein codes for MKRILQSLLLLLVLLGIGAGIYQKLQPAPSVSPEPTVTAAADAVASAPVRSERVTVTYFTSDVRCISCKKIEALTRETLNERFADALADGALVFETHNIDRPENKHYVEDYELSFKTVIIAKESADPKQVRWQRMDDVWTYLNEPESFKDYLDAGIREVLPKTI; via the coding sequence ATGAAACGTATTCTACAAAGCCTACTTTTATTGCTGGTTCTCCTGGGCATAGGCGCGGGTATTTACCAAAAATTGCAGCCGGCGCCGTCTGTCAGCCCTGAGCCGACAGTCACGGCCGCCGCGGATGCAGTCGCTTCAGCGCCGGTGCGATCTGAGCGCGTTACGGTCACTTATTTTACCTCCGACGTGCGTTGTATCTCCTGCAAAAAGATCGAAGCCCTCACGCGTGAAACCTTAAACGAGCGCTTCGCCGATGCGCTCGCTGACGGCGCACTGGTGTTTGAAACGCACAACATCGATCGCCCGGAAAACAAGCACTACGTCGAAGACTATGAGCTTTCCTTTAAAACCGTAATCATCGCCAAAGAATCAGCCGACCCAAAACAAGTCCGCTGGCAGCGCATGGACGATGTGTGGACCTACTTAAATGAGCCCGAGAGTTTTAAAGATTATCTCGATGCCGGTATCCGCGAAGTGCTACCGAAAACAATCTAA
- a CDS encoding thioredoxin family protein, which produces MKQIQILGTGCAKCNQLTAAAEAAASELGIEYTIEKVTDMMRFADFGVMITPAMVVDGVVKVAGKVPSAEDLKQMLQ; this is translated from the coding sequence ATGAAACAAATACAAATCCTCGGCACGGGATGTGCCAAATGCAATCAACTCACCGCAGCGGCCGAAGCGGCTGCCAGCGAACTCGGTATCGAATATACCATCGAGAAGGTCACCGACATGATGCGCTTTGCTGATTTCGGCGTCATGATCACCCCTGCCATGGTAGTGGACGGCGTGGTCAAAGTCGCAGGCAAGGTTCCGTCTGCGGAAGATTTAAAACAAATGCTCCAATAG